In Desulforhopalus sp., a single genomic region encodes these proteins:
- a CDS encoding SH3 domain-containing protein: MNRCGVNLIFFVSFLFSQIFFQSEASSQENIRYVSDVLVVNIKDRLEKPYEVVATVQSEDPLKIIEESGNYFLVETKDGKQGWLAKQYVKSELPKTIVIQKLKQDLTVLMDRINAKPDLSPDGKPEERQSADLLCQELQEKLNDAEKYIAKLTEEQKKSHSSQADSPSKSSTSTIELSSSTSLDQLEQTPENYALLISEFEKRGKQIIELEKIVEKKDNQTQFLWFGAGAAVFLIGLLAGKSGNRKKNKLIY; this comes from the coding sequence ATGAACAGGTGTGGCGTCAATTTAATTTTTTTCGTCTCATTTCTTTTTTCCCAAATTTTCTTTCAATCTGAAGCCTCCAGTCAGGAAAACATCCGTTATGTCTCCGATGTTTTAGTAGTCAATATTAAAGATCGCCTTGAGAAACCATATGAAGTTGTTGCTACCGTCCAGTCCGAAGATCCCTTGAAAATCATAGAAGAAAGTGGGAATTATTTTCTGGTTGAGACCAAGGATGGCAAACAAGGTTGGCTGGCAAAACAATATGTAAAAAGCGAGTTACCTAAAACCATAGTGATACAAAAACTCAAACAGGATTTGACAGTTTTAATGGATCGAATCAACGCAAAACCTGATTTATCGCCCGACGGAAAGCCCGAAGAAAGGCAATCGGCTGATCTACTCTGCCAAGAGCTTCAAGAAAAATTGAACGACGCTGAAAAGTACATAGCTAAGCTCACAGAGGAACAAAAAAAATCACATAGCTCTCAGGCTGATTCTCCATCGAAATCTTCTACCTCAACAATAGAACTCAGCTCGTCGACATCTCTCGATCAATTGGAACAAACTCCTGAGAATTACGCCCTACTCATTTCCGAATTTGAAAAGCGCGGGAAACAAATTATTGAGCTGGAAAAAATTGTAGAAAAGAAAGACAATCAGACCCAATTTTTATGGTTTGGAGCAGGTGCTGCAGTTTTTTTGATAGGTCTGCTAGCTGGGAAAAGCGGCAATCGTAAGAAGAATAAACTTATTTATTAG
- a CDS encoding beta-ketoacyl-[acyl-carrier-protein] synthase family protein has product MLNSRIVITGIGLAAPNAANLDEFRQKLIHGVSEIKEIELRYFGKAPAGICSFPETLYRKKKENKKGTRAGCLGVYCANEALRNGQLDLHSYDLSRIGVYIGLTEHGTVETENEVYNISQYQYDVNYWTHHHNPRTVLNNPAGEITMNLGITGPHYVIGAACAAGNASLIQAVQMLKLGEVDMALAGGISESVGSFGIFASFKAQGALGEADDPRMASRPFDLHRNGIVISEGGCIYILEHLERALARKAHIYGEIVGYAMNSDAKDFVLPYGKRQAECMRLALKRANLQPEQIDLINTHATGTKQGDIEECKAINEVFGHCPSTYVNNTKSIIGHAMGAAGVLELAGNLPAFADGIVHPTINIDHLDPECSVKNLVTNTAVQTDSINTILNNSFGMVGINSTVIVKKYAD; this is encoded by the coding sequence ATGCTAAATAGCAGAATCGTCATAACAGGTATTGGACTCGCTGCACCTAACGCTGCAAATCTCGATGAGTTCAGGCAAAAGCTGATTCATGGCGTCAGTGAAATTAAGGAAATTGAACTGCGATATTTTGGCAAGGCCCCGGCTGGTATCTGCTCCTTTCCAGAAACATTGTACAGAAAGAAAAAGGAAAACAAAAAAGGCACTCGCGCCGGCTGTTTAGGCGTGTATTGCGCCAATGAAGCACTGAGAAACGGTCAATTGGACCTTCATTCATACGACCTGTCGAGAATTGGTGTGTACATTGGCCTCACTGAACATGGCACTGTAGAAACCGAAAACGAAGTTTATAATATCAGCCAATACCAATATGATGTAAACTATTGGACCCACCACCACAACCCACGAACGGTTCTCAACAATCCGGCCGGAGAAATCACCATGAATTTGGGGATAACCGGACCACACTACGTCATCGGTGCTGCCTGTGCAGCAGGCAATGCTTCCCTTATCCAGGCTGTGCAGATGCTCAAACTCGGAGAGGTGGATATGGCCTTGGCCGGAGGAATCTCCGAGTCAGTAGGCTCTTTTGGAATTTTTGCCAGCTTCAAAGCTCAAGGGGCCCTTGGCGAAGCCGATGATCCGAGAATGGCATCCAGGCCCTTCGATCTTCATAGAAACGGTATAGTGATATCGGAAGGTGGCTGTATTTATATATTGGAGCATCTTGAGCGAGCCCTGGCTAGGAAAGCGCATATCTACGGCGAAATCGTCGGCTATGCAATGAATTCAGATGCTAAAGATTTCGTTTTGCCCTATGGTAAACGTCAAGCGGAATGTATGAGACTTGCTCTGAAAAGAGCAAACCTGCAGCCGGAACAGATAGACTTAATCAATACCCATGCAACCGGCACAAAACAAGGTGACATAGAAGAGTGTAAGGCCATTAATGAGGTTTTCGGCCATTGCCCTTCAACATATGTTAATAATACTAAGAGCATTATTGGGCATGCAATGGGTGCTGCCGGTGTCTTAGAACTTGCGGGTAACCTTCCAGCATTTGCCGATGGAATCGTTCACCCGACTATCAATATTGATCATTTGGATCCCGAATGCTCGGTGAAGAATTTAGTAACAAACACTGCTGTTCAGACAGATTCTATCAATACAATTTTAAATAACTCCTTTGGAATGGTTGGAATTAATTCGACTGTCATCGTGAAAAAATACGCTGACTGA
- a CDS encoding acyl carrier protein produces MTSEDIKNLILEIIKDIDDEADFEGLDPNQPLRDQLELDSMDFLDIVMELRKRHKLQIPEEDYPHLATLNSCVNYLQPLLKDV; encoded by the coding sequence ATGACAAGTGAAGATATTAAAAATCTAATTCTGGAAATTATTAAAGATATTGACGATGAGGCAGATTTCGAAGGTCTTGACCCCAATCAACCTCTGAGAGATCAACTTGAACTCGATTCAATGGATTTTCTCGATATTGTCATGGAACTGCGCAAACGGCACAAATTGCAGATTCCTGAAGAAGACTATCCGCACCTCGCCACACTCAACAGCTGTGTTAACTATCTTCAACCATTATTGAAAGACGTCTAA
- a CDS encoding FAD-dependent oxidoreductase, translating into MSLPLLVIGGGLSGLAAAIRAARFVPDILLVEKHSRLGGLNSYFYRENRLYETGLHAITNYAEPNNKQAPLNRLLRQLKLKRTDFSVCQQFQSEIVFSDIESLTFTNDFQVLCAEIQTKFPRAVVRFQKLLHFIADFDPFYPAPFRSTRSFLSEILQEPLLEEMLLCPLMYYGSSRTDDLDLSQFVIMFRAIFQEGIFRPQGTIKDLINLLTDHFLELGGNIRKSCEVKEILIKDKRAIGVELDNGDVIECNHILSTIGYEETIRLISDAGTPSPTRLPRLGFVETIYLLQPLPPLALPKNKTIIFFNNGKKFSYRNPSDFVDFSSGVICFPSNFDGLSKSTAQEVRSTHLANYYRWKELSSSPDRYSEQKHFTARHSAHVLEKLIGRFSANIVYENTFTPVTIERYTAKINGAIYGSPDKIKDGYIGYPNLFLAGTDQGFLGIIGSMLSGVSIVNQHILPKL; encoded by the coding sequence GTGAGTCTCCCCCTTCTCGTAATTGGTGGCGGTCTTTCAGGCTTGGCCGCTGCCATCAGAGCAGCACGGTTTGTCCCCGATATCCTTCTCGTTGAAAAACATTCCCGACTGGGTGGTCTCAACTCTTATTTTTATAGAGAAAACAGACTATACGAGACTGGCCTGCATGCAATCACCAATTACGCCGAACCAAATAATAAGCAGGCTCCTCTTAATCGGCTCCTCCGGCAGCTGAAACTGAAGCGAACCGACTTTTCTGTTTGCCAACAATTCCAAAGCGAGATTGTATTCAGCGATATTGAATCGCTAACATTCACTAACGATTTTCAAGTACTCTGCGCGGAGATTCAAACCAAATTCCCACGTGCAGTCGTACGGTTTCAAAAGCTTCTTCATTTCATTGCCGATTTCGATCCGTTTTATCCAGCTCCTTTTCGCTCAACGAGATCCTTCCTTTCGGAAATTCTGCAAGAGCCACTACTTGAAGAAATGCTTCTTTGCCCTCTTATGTACTATGGTTCAAGCCGTACGGATGACCTGGATCTTAGTCAATTTGTAATAATGTTTAGAGCAATTTTCCAGGAAGGCATATTTCGCCCACAAGGCACGATCAAAGATCTGATAAATCTTTTAACAGATCACTTCCTTGAACTGGGAGGGAATATAAGGAAGAGCTGTGAGGTTAAAGAGATCCTCATTAAGGACAAGAGAGCCATCGGTGTAGAACTTGACAATGGCGATGTAATAGAATGTAATCACATTCTCTCAACCATAGGCTATGAAGAGACCATCCGACTCATTTCTGATGCAGGTACTCCTTCGCCTACTCGCTTGCCAAGGCTTGGATTTGTTGAAACAATTTATCTACTGCAACCACTGCCACCCCTTGCACTTCCAAAAAACAAGACAATTATCTTTTTTAACAACGGCAAAAAATTTTCCTACAGAAATCCTTCTGATTTTGTCGATTTCTCAAGCGGAGTTATTTGTTTTCCCTCAAACTTTGATGGCCTTTCCAAATCGACAGCTCAGGAGGTTCGCTCAACGCACCTGGCCAACTACTATCGCTGGAAAGAACTCTCTAGCAGCCCAGACCGTTATTCTGAGCAAAAGCACTTTACTGCCCGCCATTCCGCCCATGTTCTAGAGAAATTGATTGGCAGATTCTCCGCAAATATTGTATATGAAAACACTTTTACTCCCGTTACTATCGAACGTTATACTGCAAAGATCAACGGAGCTATCTATGGCAGTCCTGACAAGATTAAGGATGGCTATATAGGCTATCCGAATCTTTTCCTCGCTGGCACGGATCAAGGGTTTCTGGGTATAATCGGTTCCATGCTCAGTGGCGTTTCGATCGTTAATCAGCACATCCTGCCCAAACTCTAA
- a CDS encoding FAD-dependent oxidoreductase encodes MPVPFSHLADKYDVVVVGSGLGGLTTANRLAYCGHKVLLLEYHHRLGGLATWFKRRGHIFDISLHGFPYGMVKTCKKYWNKAIMSSIVQLTNIVFDNPQFSLRTTFDREDFTRLLQSHFKISRSTIDRFFATVAGMNFYDDQTMTTRELFNDFFPGRSDVHRLLMEPITYANGSTLDDPAITYGIVFSNFMNKGVFTFEGGTDKLIGLMTDELEKNGVTICTNSKVDKIIIEKGKVRGVEVRGKTITAKAVVSNSGITNTIRNLTDRDAYSEDFLEKADKIRVNNSSCQVYFGIREKETIDDIGDLLFTSSAPEFESDELLDKDSHSKTFSLYYPKTRPGQNRYTIVASMNSRFEDWSNLEENVYLQEKQLLIAKTLKDLERYLPDVKEKIDWMEAATPRTFNSYTLHTKGTSFGTKFEGLNISRSIFKEVSGLFHVGSVGIIMSGWLGAINYGVIVANDVDSYIRS; translated from the coding sequence ATGCCAGTTCCATTTTCCCATCTCGCAGACAAATACGACGTAGTAGTGGTTGGCTCCGGCCTTGGTGGCCTTACTACCGCTAACCGACTTGCCTATTGCGGACACAAAGTACTTCTGCTCGAATATCACCATCGGCTTGGTGGACTGGCAACCTGGTTCAAAAGGCGCGGCCATATTTTCGATATTTCCTTACACGGCTTTCCCTATGGCATGGTAAAAACCTGCAAGAAATATTGGAACAAAGCCATCATGAGTTCTATTGTACAACTCACTAATATTGTTTTCGATAATCCACAATTCTCTTTGCGTACAACCTTTGACAGGGAGGATTTCACCCGACTTCTCCAATCCCACTTTAAAATCTCGCGCAGCACTATTGATCGATTCTTTGCCACAGTAGCAGGGATGAATTTTTATGATGATCAGACTATGACTACGCGAGAATTATTTAATGACTTCTTTCCAGGCAGGTCGGACGTTCACCGCCTTCTCATGGAACCGATAACTTACGCTAATGGTTCAACCCTTGATGATCCGGCAATAACCTATGGAATTGTCTTCTCTAATTTTATGAACAAAGGAGTATTTACCTTTGAGGGAGGCACCGACAAACTGATTGGCCTGATGACAGATGAACTGGAAAAAAATGGGGTGACAATTTGCACCAATTCTAAGGTTGATAAAATTATCATTGAAAAGGGAAAGGTGCGCGGAGTTGAAGTACGTGGAAAAACAATTACTGCAAAGGCGGTAGTTTCTAACAGTGGAATAACCAATACAATAAGAAACCTTACCGACCGAGATGCCTATTCAGAGGACTTTCTTGAAAAAGCGGACAAGATTCGAGTAAACAATTCAAGCTGTCAGGTATATTTTGGTATCAGAGAGAAGGAAACAATTGACGACATTGGAGACCTGCTCTTCACCTCTTCCGCACCCGAATTTGAATCTGATGAATTACTCGACAAAGATTCACACTCCAAGACCTTTTCTCTCTACTACCCTAAAACCCGCCCAGGTCAAAACCGTTACACAATTGTTGCTTCGATGAATAGCCGGTTTGAGGACTGGTCAAATCTTGAAGAAAATGTATATCTACAGGAAAAACAATTGCTGATTGCAAAAACTCTCAAGGATCTTGAACGTTATTTGCCAGATGTCAAAGAAAAGATTGATTGGATGGAGGCTGCCACGCCCAGGACGTTTAACAGCTACACCCTGCACACCAAGGGCACATCCTTTGGCACAAAATTCGAAGGATTGAACATTTCCCGTTCTATTTTTAAGGAAGTATCGGGATTATTCCATGTAGGATCCGTTGGAATTATCATGTCTGGCTGGCTAGGAGCGATAAATTATGGAGTTATTGTTGCCAATGATGTCGATAGCTATATACGGTCTTAG
- a CDS encoding beta-ketoacyl-ACP reductase has protein sequence MSEFNGQKVLVSGATRGIGRAISRRFLEEGAQVIGVYAGNTEAAKHFADEQKQYSDKFELIQCDVSDENQVASLFEKISKDYQYLDILVNNAGIRRDAMLALMNYKDWQEVLNTNLTGTYLMTKQAVLLMMQHKFGRIINITSPVARIGFPGQANYAASKAGQVALTKSLAKEVARKKITVNCISPGFISTDFIADLDQDLVADYKKMIPMRRFGTPDEVADSVLFLASKRASYITGAVLEISGGL, from the coding sequence ATGTCAGAGTTCAATGGCCAAAAAGTGCTTGTAAGTGGGGCAACGCGAGGGATAGGCAGGGCGATCTCTCGTCGATTTCTTGAGGAAGGTGCTCAGGTGATTGGTGTATATGCCGGAAATACCGAGGCTGCTAAGCATTTTGCCGATGAGCAGAAGCAGTATTCCGACAAGTTTGAACTCATTCAGTGTGATGTGTCCGATGAAAATCAAGTTGCTTCGTTGTTTGAGAAGATTTCAAAAGACTATCAATACCTTGATATCCTTGTAAATAATGCCGGAATTCGAAGAGATGCAATGCTTGCATTGATGAATTATAAAGATTGGCAAGAGGTTCTCAACACAAATCTTACCGGTACGTACCTCATGACTAAACAGGCTGTATTGCTCATGATGCAACACAAATTTGGGAGAATCATCAATATCACCTCCCCCGTTGCCCGTATCGGTTTTCCAGGCCAGGCAAATTATGCAGCCTCAAAAGCCGGTCAAGTAGCACTCACCAAGTCCCTTGCCAAAGAAGTTGCCAGGAAAAAAATTACTGTTAATTGCATTTCTCCAGGTTTTATTTCCACCGACTTCATAGCCGATCTTGATCAGGATCTGGTAGCCGATTATAAAAAAATGATTCCCATGCGGAGATTCGGCACGCCTGATGAAGTAGCTGATTCCGTGCTCTTTCTCGCAAGCAAGCGAGCATCGTACATTACCGGCGCTGTTCTTGAAATAAGCGGTGGA